A stretch of DNA from Synechococcus sp. JA-3-3Ab:
CGGCGTTGTCAAAGCGCCTCTAGACAGTTCCTTAAGGCAAAGCCCCAAGGTTCTGCTTACTTTCTTAAGCAGGTTGGCGGCAGCATTAGCATCAGCGTTGACCAACCACCCCTTTGCCGTTTGGTACAGGCCCCGCTTGACACGCTTCCCAGAGGGTCTCCACCCGTCGGGTTTTTCACCATAATTAGGTAGCTCATCTCCATCTAGGAAGCTCGCCTGCGAACTGTACGCCTCCTCCGCCTCGATAAACTCAATGCCATAGTGCTGACATAATTCCGCAATACGCTCCTTTAACCAACCTGTTGGAATTAAAACAAAGTTTTGGTTATTGACCTTCCCTAAACCGCATTCTTGCTTTTGTTCTTTGTTCCAACCAAAGATGATTCTCCCAATCGAGTGGTGCAAACAGAAGTCAATGACCTTGCGCGCAGCTTTGTGAATTGCATCTCGCATCCTCCGGCTTCTTTTTTCCGTAATTCGCTCAAGTTTCTGCGACCAAAACCCCTGCGGCTTGTCAGTCTTAAGCCTAGCCACCTCCTTGTTGTACCACTGGTTAAAGGATTTGACTTTGCGTCCGTCAATGATGAAGCTATGCCCTAAGTTGCTAACGCACGTAAGCCAGTTGTTTACTCCGTGGTCAATTGCTAGTACCTTTTTTGGATCCAGCGATTGCGGTTGAGCGGGCTTAGCATAGATCCACTCCAAGTAGAACACCCCATGCCTGGGCAGAATTCTTAGCTCCTTAATATTTTTCCAATCTAAGTTGGTAGGAAATCGTATCCAGAAAGCGTCTATCCCAAACCAAGCTTTGACCTGGTTGCCGAGCGGCACTCTGACTCTTCCTTCTTGGAACTTAAGCCACTTCTTCGGGTATGCTACCGTGAACATTCCCTTCTTACGGTAGCGCGGTAGGTTTGGTCTTAAGCTAATCTCTTCTTGCAAGAAAAGTTTCAGCTTTGTCTTAAAACTACTTAGTGCCTCAGCTACAGACTTACACGTCTGTTGTGCGGCGGAAACATACATTGCGATAAAGTGCTTGTTTTTGGTTCTCACCATTTCAGCGCAAAGCTCACCATAGCTTGCCAATCGCTTTGTTTTGAAATAGACTTGTCGCGCATAGTACAAAGCGCAGTTGTACACCTTATTAGACTGTTGACACAAGTACTCTAATACGGGGAGTAGCTCCCTGTCCCTGACGAGAACCTGCTGACAGCCGTACCCCATACTTGTTGGTAAGTGGCATGATAACTGCAGTCTAACATAAGTAAGCAACAATGCGAGAGGGAAGCCAACGGTACAATCACTACA
This window harbors:
- a CDS encoding RNA-guided endonuclease InsQ/TnpB family protein, with translation MGYGCQQVLVRDRELLPVLEYLCQQSNKVYNCALYYARQVYFKTKRLASYGELCAEMVRTKNKHFIAMYVSAAQQTCKSVAEALSSFKTKLKLFLQEEISLRPNLPRYRKKGMFTVAYPKKWLKFQEGRVRVPLGNQVKAWFGIDAFWIRFPTNLDWKNIKELRILPRHGVFYLEWIYAKPAQPQSLDPKKVLAIDHGVNNWLTCVSNLGHSFIIDGRKVKSFNQWYNKEVARLKTDKPQGFWSQKLERITEKRSRRMRDAIHKAARKVIDFCLHHSIGRIIFGWNKEQKQECGLGKVNNQNFVLIPTGWLKERIAELCQHYGIEFIEAEEAYSSQASFLDGDELPNYGEKPDGWRPSGKRVKRGLYQTAKGWLVNADANAAANLLKKVSRTLGLCLKELSRGALTTPLRVLLWTA